The following proteins are encoded in a genomic region of Cyclonatronum proteinivorum:
- a CDS encoding cupin domain-containing protein encodes MSLNFTPQTPREEVFDQAEAFIRKHDFIISDVDDMRPWGGFFVIGESEASRFIEAFFPHLTMSDFKAFTKLSPKILLVEPDKRLSWQYHHRRAEIWKVIGGEAGVIVSPDDQQRDVQKLTVGDIVELKQGERHRLVGLENWGIVAEIWKHTDPNYPSDENDIVRVEDDFGR; translated from the coding sequence ATGAGTCTGAACTTTACCCCCCAAACGCCAAGAGAAGAAGTTTTTGACCAAGCTGAAGCTTTCATTCGCAAGCATGACTTCATTATTTCGGATGTGGATGATATGCGGCCGTGGGGCGGCTTTTTTGTGATTGGCGAATCTGAAGCTTCGAGATTTATCGAAGCTTTTTTTCCACATCTCACCATGTCAGACTTTAAGGCATTCACCAAACTGAGTCCCAAGATTCTCCTGGTCGAGCCGGATAAGCGCCTTTCCTGGCAGTACCATCACCGCAGGGCGGAAATCTGGAAAGTGATTGGCGGGGAAGCCGGCGTTATTGTAAGCCCTGACGACCAACAGCGGGATGTTCAGAAACTGACCGTCGGAGACATTGTTGAACTCAAGCAAGGTGAACGGCACCGTTTGGTCGGACTTGAAAACTGGGGCATTGTTGCGGAAATCTGGAAACATACCGACCCTAACTATCCCTCTGATGAAAATGACATTGTGCGTGTAGAAGACGATTTCGGGCGATGA
- a CDS encoding APC family permease: MSAASPVSNRSIGFFGATGIGVGAMVGGGILALAGVGFSVSGPSAILAFVLNGIIALITALSFAEMAAANPQNGGTYTYAKKVFTVQVAFGVGWVVWFASLVAAVLYALGFGAFAVFALQQIPHASVQELFGNPAMTTVLGLGALLFYALQLLRSNGGGGAFANIAKLSVFAILIAGGLAATVQMPFSEIKGSFEPFFGGGFTGLLAAMGFTFIALQGFDLIASTAGEIKKPEKTIPKAMVATIAVGMTIYLPLLFVVMTAGVGTGDNLMSLSAENPETIIAIAAQNFLGAFGFWFVLVAGIFSMLSALQANLFAASRIALSMANDRTLSHHLSVISKKHGTPVPAVLATCGIVGLLILVLPDVAAAGAASSLIFLITFALGNIIMMLMRTRSFTKADTFRVPLFPYLPITGMLACFGLAFFQAVAVPAAGIISLIWLILGTVLFISFFVQRARVIDATDEALDPEIVRLRGLQPLVLLPISNPANAESMVFVANALAPPVVGRVLLLSIVTPSDDGNELARRLTNNRDAMQQALMASFDSGMRPDALTTIANGPWEEIERVTKVHQCRSMLLGLSSLSELQTTDNLERLIQRVRCDVVVFRQPYPGWKISQARKVLIPVAGHQSHDALRARVASSLWRTVQPEFTFVQIMPPGTSEKDQEKQLMSLERFAGRIIPQKSDCRIIISGTVRETLVELTDSHDLVIMGLGKSGTNNKVFGQIPIEMAEKTDTALIFISHK; encoded by the coding sequence TTGAGCGCAGCTTCTCCGGTATCAAATCGTTCAATCGGCTTTTTCGGGGCCACCGGCATTGGCGTCGGGGCCATGGTTGGCGGCGGTATTCTGGCCCTTGCGGGGGTCGGATTTTCGGTCAGCGGCCCCTCGGCTATTCTGGCATTTGTCCTGAACGGGATCATCGCCCTGATCACAGCACTTAGTTTTGCGGAAATGGCGGCGGCCAATCCGCAGAACGGGGGCACCTACACCTATGCTAAAAAAGTGTTCACGGTGCAGGTTGCTTTTGGGGTGGGATGGGTTGTCTGGTTTGCTTCCCTTGTTGCGGCCGTACTCTACGCCCTGGGTTTCGGGGCCTTTGCTGTTTTTGCGCTGCAGCAAATCCCGCATGCGTCCGTGCAGGAACTCTTCGGCAATCCGGCTATGACGACCGTGCTGGGCTTGGGCGCGCTGTTGTTTTACGCGCTTCAGCTGCTTCGCAGCAACGGCGGTGGCGGTGCTTTTGCCAATATTGCGAAGCTCAGCGTGTTCGCCATACTGATTGCGGGCGGACTTGCCGCAACGGTTCAAATGCCTTTCAGTGAGATCAAAGGAAGCTTTGAGCCTTTTTTTGGGGGCGGCTTTACCGGCCTGCTTGCGGCTATGGGCTTCACCTTTATTGCCCTTCAGGGCTTTGACCTGATTGCCTCAACCGCCGGTGAAATCAAAAAGCCGGAAAAAACCATCCCCAAAGCCATGGTGGCAACCATTGCGGTCGGCATGACGATTTACCTGCCGCTGCTGTTTGTCGTAATGACAGCCGGTGTCGGCACCGGGGACAACCTAATGAGCCTGAGTGCGGAAAATCCGGAGACCATCATAGCCATTGCCGCGCAAAATTTCTTAGGGGCTTTTGGGTTCTGGTTTGTACTGGTAGCGGGTATTTTTTCTATGCTCTCGGCCCTTCAGGCGAACCTCTTTGCCGCTTCCCGCATAGCGCTGAGCATGGCCAATGACCGCACCCTCAGCCATCACCTTTCTGTAATCAGCAAAAAACACGGTACCCCTGTGCCGGCTGTGCTGGCGACCTGCGGCATTGTGGGCCTGCTTATTCTGGTACTGCCCGATGTGGCCGCTGCCGGGGCTGCGTCAAGCCTTATCTTTCTGATCACCTTTGCGCTGGGTAACATTATTATGATGCTCATGCGCACACGCAGCTTCACCAAAGCCGACACCTTTCGGGTCCCCCTGTTTCCCTATTTGCCGATCACCGGCATGCTGGCCTGCTTCGGACTCGCCTTTTTTCAGGCTGTAGCCGTTCCCGCCGCAGGTATTATTTCCCTGATTTGGCTCATCCTCGGCACCGTGCTCTTCATTTCGTTTTTTGTACAGCGTGCGCGGGTGATTGACGCAACGGATGAAGCCCTTGATCCCGAAATCGTCCGTCTGCGCGGATTGCAGCCGCTGGTACTGCTGCCGATTTCCAATCCGGCGAATGCCGAATCGATGGTGTTCGTGGCCAATGCGCTCGCCCCGCCTGTCGTGGGCCGGGTGCTGCTGCTTTCGATCGTAACCCCGAGCGACGACGGCAATGAACTCGCGCGCCGCCTCACCAATAACCGCGACGCCATGCAGCAAGCCCTGATGGCTTCCTTCGACAGCGGCATGCGCCCCGACGCCCTCACGACCATCGCCAACGGTCCCTGGGAAGAAATTGAGCGGGTAACCAAAGTCCATCAGTGCCGCAGCATGCTGCTCGGACTCAGCTCTCTGAGCGAACTGCAAACGACCGACAACCTCGAGCGCCTCATTCAGCGCGTCCGCTGTGATGTCGTGGTATTCCGTCAGCCCTATCCCGGCTGGAAAATCTCACAGGCCCGAAAAGTGCTCATCCCCGTTGCCGGACATCAAAGTCATGACGCCCTGCGTGCCCGGGTTGCCTCCAGCTTGTGGCGGACGGTTCAGCCGGAATTCACCTTTGTTCAGATTATGCCGCCCGGTACCAGCGAAAAAGATCAGGAGAAACAGCTCATGAGCCTCGAGCGCTTCGCCGGACGCATCATCCCGCAGAAAAGCGACTGCCGCATCATCATCAGCGGCACGGTGCGGGAAACCCTCGTCGAACTTACGGACAGCCATGATCTCGTCATCATGGGGCTGGGCAAGAGCGGTACCAACAACAAAGTTTTCGGGCAGATTCCGATTGAAATGGCCGAAAAAACCGATACAGCCCTAATTTTCATCAGCCACAAGTAA
- the deoC gene encoding deoxyribose-phosphate aldolase, producing the protein MNTPFSNIPDFRQTVPIDQVGVEERVAKFNTRSIKKDSKMYALKLALSMVDLTTLEGADSPGRVKQLCYKAMHPHDSAEDIPKVAAICVYPSYVKLAKETLTGSGIQVASVATAFPSGWAPLKAKLDEVRYCVEEGADEIDMVISRGEFLKGNYSYIFDEVAAVKEACGPAHLKVILETGELQTLDNVRKASDIAMYAGADFIKTSTGKISPAATQPVTLVMLEAIRDFYYKTGVKIGMKPAGGIRDSKLALRYLVMLRETLGNDWMNPEMFRFGASSLANDLLMQILKQRTGVYQSADYFSKD; encoded by the coding sequence ATGAACACTCCTTTTTCAAACATCCCCGACTTCCGCCAAACGGTACCTATCGATCAGGTCGGGGTGGAAGAGCGGGTTGCCAAATTCAACACCCGCAGCATCAAGAAAGACTCCAAAATGTACGCGCTCAAGCTTGCGCTGAGCATGGTTGACCTGACCACCCTCGAAGGAGCCGACTCCCCCGGACGGGTGAAACAGCTGTGCTACAAAGCCATGCACCCGCACGACAGCGCAGAAGACATCCCCAAAGTTGCGGCCATCTGCGTGTATCCCAGCTATGTGAAGCTGGCCAAAGAAACCCTGACCGGTTCCGGCATTCAGGTCGCAAGCGTCGCAACGGCCTTCCCGAGCGGATGGGCCCCGCTCAAAGCCAAGCTGGACGAAGTGCGCTACTGCGTGGAAGAAGGTGCCGACGAAATTGATATGGTGATTTCGCGGGGAGAATTTCTAAAAGGCAACTACAGCTACATTTTTGATGAAGTGGCCGCGGTGAAGGAAGCCTGCGGTCCGGCCCATCTCAAAGTCATCCTGGAAACCGGCGAGCTGCAAACCCTCGACAATGTGCGCAAGGCCAGCGATATCGCCATGTATGCCGGAGCCGACTTCATCAAGACCTCCACAGGAAAAATCAGCCCGGCCGCCACACAGCCTGTCACCCTCGTCATGCTTGAAGCCATTCGCGACTTCTACTACAAGACCGGCGTCAAAATCGGGATGAAGCCTGCGGGCGGCATACGCGATTCCAAGCTGGCGCTGCGCTACCTCGTCATGCTGCGCGAAACCCTCGGCAACGACTGGATGAATCCGGAGATGTTCCGGTTCGGCGCAAGTTCGCTGGCCAACGACCTGCTCATGCAGATTTTGAAACAGCGCACCGGGGTGTACCAATCTGCAGATTATTTCTCAAAAGACTAA
- a CDS encoding aldehyde dehydrogenase family protein, protein MLKEQDIQKKYALDLSSGWAYDPAPEATDFISLKKQYGHFINGTFTDPAEGGFFTTINPATEEELASVADGTQADVDAAVAAARKAYTGVWSKMSGRDRGRYLYRIARMIQERAREFAIIESLDGGKPIRESRDVDVPLAAAHFFYYAGWADKLEYAVPGRTPQPLGVAGQIIPWNFPLLMAAWKLAPALATGNTVVLKPAETTPLTALKLAEIMQECELPPGVVNIVTGAGATGAALVNHADVDKIAFTGSTAVGKLIQKSIAGTRKKLTLELGGKAANIVFEDAPIDQAVEGIINGIFFNQGHVCCAGSRLFVQESIADVVRDKLIDRLQTLRVGDPLDKNTDIGAINSKAQLETISRYLEIGLNEGADIYQAKCSLPEKGFWCCPTLISNVSQSHRVVQEEIFGPVLTIQTFRTPEEVLEKANNTPYGLSGGVWTDKGSKIFKLTNGIRAGVLWANTFNKFDPTSPFGGYKESGLGREGGLHGLFPYLKF, encoded by the coding sequence ATGCTCAAAGAACAAGATATTCAGAAAAAATACGCGCTTGACCTCAGCTCGGGCTGGGCCTACGATCCGGCGCCGGAAGCCACCGATTTCATCAGCCTGAAAAAACAATACGGCCATTTCATCAACGGCACCTTCACCGATCCGGCGGAAGGCGGCTTTTTCACTACCATTAATCCGGCAACCGAAGAAGAGCTGGCCTCCGTCGCTGACGGCACGCAGGCCGACGTTGACGCGGCCGTTGCTGCCGCCCGCAAGGCCTACACCGGCGTCTGGTCCAAAATGAGCGGTCGCGACCGGGGCCGTTACCTCTACCGCATCGCCCGCATGATTCAGGAGCGGGCCCGCGAATTTGCCATTATCGAGAGTCTGGACGGCGGCAAGCCCATACGCGAATCCCGCGATGTGGATGTCCCCCTCGCCGCGGCGCACTTTTTCTACTACGCCGGCTGGGCCGACAAGCTCGAATACGCGGTTCCTGGCCGCACACCACAACCGCTGGGCGTCGCCGGACAAATCATCCCATGGAACTTCCCCCTGCTCATGGCCGCCTGGAAACTGGCGCCTGCGCTGGCAACGGGTAATACCGTCGTGCTCAAGCCCGCCGAAACCACGCCGCTGACCGCGCTTAAGCTTGCGGAAATCATGCAGGAATGCGAGCTGCCGCCGGGTGTGGTCAACATCGTAACGGGTGCCGGCGCAACCGGCGCGGCGCTTGTGAATCATGCGGATGTAGATAAAATCGCCTTCACCGGCTCGACCGCGGTCGGCAAGCTGATTCAGAAATCCATTGCCGGAACCCGAAAAAAGCTCACCCTGGAGCTGGGCGGCAAAGCGGCCAACATTGTGTTTGAAGACGCCCCCATCGATCAGGCCGTGGAAGGCATCATCAACGGCATCTTCTTCAATCAGGGGCATGTATGCTGCGCCGGATCGCGGCTTTTCGTACAGGAAAGCATAGCCGATGTGGTGCGCGATAAACTCATCGACCGCCTGCAAACCCTGCGCGTCGGCGATCCGCTGGACAAAAACACCGACATCGGGGCCATCAACTCCAAAGCACAGCTCGAAACCATCAGCCGCTATCTCGAAATCGGGCTGAATGAAGGCGCGGATATTTATCAGGCCAAGTGCAGCCTGCCCGAAAAAGGATTCTGGTGCTGCCCGACCCTCATCTCCAATGTATCGCAATCGCACCGCGTGGTGCAGGAAGAAATCTTTGGTCCGGTGCTGACCATCCAAACCTTCCGCACCCCGGAAGAAGTGCTCGAAAAAGCCAACAACACCCCCTACGGCCTCTCCGGCGGCGTATGGACCGACAAAGGCTCGAAGATTTTCAAACTCACCAACGGCATCCGCGCGGGCGTGCTTTGGGCGAACACCTTCAACAAATTCGACCCGACTTCCCCCTTCGGCGGCTACAAAGAAAGCGGCCTCGGACGGGAAGGCGGACTGCACGGACTCTTCCCATACCTCAAATTCTAA
- a CDS encoding aldehyde dehydrogenase family protein, protein MSKRLEVKKTYKLYLGGAFPRSESDRTFALTGKSGEFIANICRSSRKDFRNAVVAARKAQSGWAARTAYNRGQILYRIAEMLEGRRDQLTAELRLEGLSEKEAAREVDAAIDRIVYFAGWSDKYQQVFSTVNPVASAHFNFSMPEPVGLVAAVLPESAGLLGLVQTVMPAIVSGSTVVVLLSEKRPLAGLTFAEVLHASDVPGGVINLLSGFRSELLEQFASHMDVNAVVLGSRDKAEITLVQEKASLNVKQVLVREDESWYGAEHESPYPILDLLEIKTTWHPVGL, encoded by the coding sequence ATGAGCAAACGACTCGAAGTAAAAAAAACCTACAAACTCTACCTCGGCGGGGCCTTTCCGAGATCCGAATCAGACCGCACCTTTGCGCTGACCGGAAAATCCGGGGAATTCATCGCCAACATCTGCCGCTCCTCGCGCAAAGATTTCCGCAACGCCGTTGTAGCGGCCCGCAAAGCGCAATCCGGCTGGGCGGCCCGTACGGCCTACAACCGCGGCCAAATCCTGTACCGCATCGCGGAAATGCTCGAAGGCCGCCGCGATCAGCTCACCGCCGAACTGCGCCTCGAAGGCCTCAGCGAAAAAGAAGCGGCCCGCGAAGTCGATGCCGCCATCGACCGCATCGTCTATTTTGCCGGCTGGAGCGACAAGTATCAGCAGGTGTTCAGCACGGTCAACCCCGTTGCAAGCGCGCATTTCAACTTTTCCATGCCGGAGCCGGTCGGGCTCGTCGCCGCCGTGCTTCCGGAAAGCGCCGGTCTCCTCGGGCTGGTTCAAACCGTGATGCCCGCCATCGTGAGCGGCAGCACCGTAGTCGTGCTCCTTTCCGAAAAGCGACCGCTTGCCGGCCTCACCTTTGCGGAAGTGTTGCATGCCTCGGATGTGCCGGGCGGTGTCATCAACCTGCTCAGCGGCTTCCGCTCAGAACTGCTTGAACAGTTCGCCTCCCACATGGATGTCAATGCGGTCGTTCTGGGCAGCCGCGACAAAGCGGAAATCACCCTGGTGCAGGAAAAAGCATCCCTCAATGTAAAACAGGTTTTGGTTCGTGAAGACGAAAGCTGGTACGGGGCTGAGCACGAAAGTCCGTACCCCATCCTTGATCTGCTTGAAATCAAAACAACCTGGCACCCGGTTGGGCTGTAG
- a CDS encoding SPOR domain-containing protein, which produces MRFFSKKEKPVLAPSLPLLLLLLFIAAGCASVAEVAEPEEAPAEEIVEAPAAFSTTLSTRELAELRLQPTDRFRTFELTVPEAFQISEEELQQTQSNRGFRIQLLTTENVAYADSLMLEYYDWAAELDELPFDVMPEAYVTFRQPFYRVRVGDFRRRSDANLYLAILRTRFPGAWVVIDTIDPSLAP; this is translated from the coding sequence GTGAGATTCTTTTCCAAAAAAGAAAAGCCGGTTTTGGCACCTTCCCTGCCGCTACTCCTGCTGCTGCTTTTCATTGCGGCAGGCTGTGCCTCCGTTGCCGAAGTCGCCGAGCCTGAAGAAGCGCCGGCAGAAGAAATAGTGGAAGCCCCCGCCGCTTTCAGCACAACCCTGAGCACGCGCGAGCTTGCCGAACTCCGGCTGCAGCCCACAGACCGCTTCCGCACCTTCGAACTCACCGTGCCCGAAGCATTTCAGATTTCGGAAGAAGAACTGCAGCAAACCCAGAGCAACCGCGGCTTCAGGATTCAGCTGCTGACGACCGAAAACGTTGCCTACGCCGACTCCCTCATGCTCGAATACTACGACTGGGCTGCCGAGCTCGATGAACTCCCCTTCGACGTTATGCCGGAAGCCTACGTCACCTTTCGTCAGCCCTTTTACCGGGTACGGGTGGGCGATTTCCGCCGCAGAAGCGACGCCAACCTCTACCTCGCGATCCTCCGCACGCGCTTCCCCGGCGCCTGGGTCGTAATTGACACCATCGACCCCTCCCTCGCGCCCTGA
- a CDS encoding alpha/beta hydrolase-fold protein: MQKLTIKLHSPMEDERPVFITGNFNNWAPADPSWKMHPESDQHFSFTFESIDGLPDEIEYKFTRGGWDDVELDEYGNEPPHNRMISRFERCVEDRVVNWRRDGKFHNDRYLPLVNIISEQFEIPQLIKTRRITALLPWNYYETDKHYPVIYLQDGQNLFDDFAPFGSWGLAKRLAFLAERGKADFIVIAIDHAESERIAEFTPTLPTSVLGAGDGEKYARFLTETLKPYIDSHYRTRPEREFTGIGGSSMGGLISIYATMLHPDKYSRLMLFSPSFWVTPNLPIRFIDEVPQFEGRIYIYGGGRESEMLVGRLQAFYDKINTVNHERNLQARLSINPMGRHSELEWGREFPIAAEWLFDFGD; encoded by the coding sequence ATGCAAAAACTAACGATCAAGCTACATTCACCTATGGAAGACGAACGTCCGGTCTTTATCACCGGAAATTTCAACAACTGGGCGCCTGCCGACCCAAGCTGGAAAATGCATCCGGAAAGCGATCAGCACTTCAGCTTCACCTTCGAGAGCATTGACGGCCTGCCCGACGAAATCGAGTACAAATTCACCCGGGGCGGCTGGGATGATGTGGAGCTGGATGAATACGGCAATGAGCCGCCGCACAACCGCATGATTTCCCGCTTCGAGCGCTGCGTGGAAGACCGGGTCGTCAACTGGCGCCGGGACGGCAAATTTCACAACGACCGCTACCTGCCGCTGGTCAACATCATCTCGGAACAGTTCGAAATTCCGCAGCTCATCAAAACCCGGCGCATCACCGCCCTGCTGCCCTGGAACTACTACGAAACCGACAAGCACTACCCGGTTATCTACCTGCAGGACGGGCAAAACCTCTTCGACGATTTTGCCCCCTTCGGAAGCTGGGGCCTGGCCAAACGCCTCGCCTTCCTCGCCGAACGCGGCAAAGCCGACTTCATCGTCATCGCCATTGATCACGCCGAGAGCGAGCGCATCGCCGAATTCACCCCTACCCTGCCGACCTCCGTGCTCGGCGCCGGTGACGGCGAAAAATACGCGCGCTTCCTCACCGAAACGCTCAAGCCCTACATTGATAGCCACTACCGCACCCGGCCTGAGCGCGAATTCACCGGCATCGGCGGCAGCTCCATGGGCGGCCTCATCAGCATCTACGCGACCATGCTGCACCCCGACAAATACAGCCGCCTCATGCTCTTCTCCCCCTCCTTCTGGGTCACCCCCAACCTGCCGATCCGCTTCATTGATGAAGTCCCCCAATTCGAAGGCCGCATCTACATCTACGGCGGCGGTCGGGAAAGCGAAATGCTCGTCGGGCGCTTACAGGCTTTTTATGACAAAATCAACACCGTAAACCACGAGCGCAACCTGCAGGCCCGGCTCTCCATCAACCCCATGGGCCGCCACAGCGAACTCGAATGGGGCCGCGAATTCCCCATAGCCGCCGAATGGCTCTTCGACTTCGGAGATTAA
- a CDS encoding DUF1810 domain-containing protein, translating into MEQDLSRFIQAQDKSYEEALSEIKSGRKRSHWMWYIFPQFKGLGFSETSKYYSIKDIDEAERYLNHPILGERLKLITKELLALNENNANKVFGSPDDLKLKSSMTLFSAIDTSEENIFQAVLNKFFNGQTDNKTLTLLKE; encoded by the coding sequence ATGGAACAAGACCTGAGTAGATTTATTCAAGCACAAGATAAATCATATGAAGAAGCACTTTCTGAAATAAAATCAGGAAGAAAACGAAGTCATTGGATGTGGTATATTTTTCCACAGTTTAAAGGGTTGGGCTTCAGCGAGACATCAAAATATTATTCAATTAAGGACATAGATGAAGCCGAGAGATATTTAAACCATCCAATTTTAGGGGAAAGACTGAAATTAATCACAAAAGAACTTTTAGCCCTTAATGAGAATAATGCAAATAAAGTGTTTGGAAGTCCTGATGACTTAAAGCTTAAATCGAGTATGACATTATTTTCTGCAATTGACACATCGGAAGAAAATATTTTTCAAGCGGTTTTAAACAAATTTTTCAACGGACAAACCGATAATAAAACTTTAACTCTATTAAAAGAATAA
- a CDS encoding class I SAM-dependent DNA methyltransferase — MAKKNGNGTEEPLEKQLWKSADKLRKNIDAAEYKHVVLGLIFLKYISDAFEELYDKLKAGEGEYAGADPEDKDEYKAENVFFVPEKARWNYLLSQAKQPTIGKSVDEAMDAIEKENASLKGVLPKVYARQNLDPTSLGELIDLIGNVALGDTKSRSADILGHVFEYFLGEFALAEGKKGGQFYTPRSVVELLVKMLEPYKGRVFDPCCGSGGMFVQSEKFVEDHQGKINDISIYGQESNQTTWRLAKMNLAIRGIDSSQVKWNNEGSFLNDAHKDLKADYIIANPPFNVSDWSGDLLRKDGRWKFGTPPTGNANYAWIQHFLYHLAPSGQAGFVLAKGALTSKSGGEGDIRKALVEADLIDCVVNLPAKLFLNTQIPASLWFMSRNRSNGKFRNRTGEILFIDARNLGHLINRRTKVLSVEDIDQITDTYHNWRNPDGEYEDVKGFCASATKERVAELDYVLTPGRYVGLAEEEDDFDFNERFTSLKAEFEAQLKEESELNERIKKNLNKIQLPDG; from the coding sequence ATGGCAAAAAAGAACGGAAACGGTACAGAAGAACCGTTGGAAAAACAACTCTGGAAATCGGCTGACAAGCTGAGAAAAAACATTGATGCTGCGGAATACAAACACGTAGTACTCGGCCTAATATTCCTGAAATACATCTCGGATGCTTTTGAAGAACTATACGATAAATTGAAAGCCGGAGAAGGTGAATATGCAGGTGCAGACCCGGAAGACAAAGACGAGTACAAAGCTGAGAATGTGTTCTTCGTTCCTGAGAAAGCCCGTTGGAATTATTTGCTCTCACAAGCCAAACAGCCTACCATAGGCAAATCGGTGGATGAAGCGATGGATGCTATAGAAAAGGAAAATGCTTCTCTGAAAGGTGTACTTCCCAAAGTTTACGCAAGACAAAATCTTGACCCCACCAGTTTAGGTGAACTGATTGACCTGATTGGAAATGTCGCCTTAGGCGATACCAAATCCAGAAGTGCAGATATTCTCGGACACGTGTTTGAATATTTCTTAGGTGAATTTGCCTTAGCAGAGGGTAAAAAGGGCGGACAGTTCTACACACCAAGAAGCGTTGTTGAGTTATTGGTAAAAATGCTTGAACCATATAAAGGCCGTGTTTTTGACCCTTGCTGTGGTTCAGGTGGTATGTTCGTTCAGTCTGAGAAATTTGTGGAAGACCATCAGGGGAAGATCAACGACATTTCTATTTACGGCCAGGAAAGCAACCAAACCACCTGGCGACTGGCCAAAATGAATTTGGCGATTAGAGGCATTGACAGTTCACAGGTGAAATGGAATAACGAAGGCTCGTTCTTGAATGATGCCCACAAAGACCTGAAAGCGGATTACATCATTGCCAATCCTCCATTTAACGTAAGTGATTGGAGCGGTGATCTGTTGCGAAAAGACGGGCGCTGGAAATTCGGCACACCACCCACCGGAAATGCCAATTACGCTTGGATCCAGCATTTCCTGTATCACTTAGCACCAAGCGGGCAAGCGGGTTTTGTTTTGGCCAAAGGCGCACTGACATCCAAAAGTGGCGGTGAGGGCGATATAAGAAAAGCACTTGTAGAAGCTGATTTGATTGATTGTGTTGTCAACCTGCCCGCCAAGTTGTTTTTGAACACCCAAATACCTGCTTCGCTCTGGTTTATGAGCCGGAACCGCAGCAATGGCAAATTCAGAAACCGAACAGGTGAAATTCTTTTTATCGATGCCCGGAACTTAGGCCATCTGATAAATCGAAGAACTAAAGTGCTTTCTGTTGAAGATATTGACCAGATTACAGACACTTACCATAACTGGCGAAATCCTGATGGAGAGTATGAAGATGTAAAAGGCTTCTGTGCTTCTGCCACCAAAGAACGGGTAGCCGAATTGGATTATGTACTGACGCCCGGCCGCTATGTTGGATTGGCAGAGGAAGAAGATGATTTTGACTTTAATGAACGCTTCACCAGCCTGAAAGCCGAGTTTGAAGCGCAGCTCAAAGAAGAGTCGGAGTTGAATGAACGGATAAAAAAGAACTTGAATAAAATTCAATTGCCCGATGGCTAA
- a CDS encoding KilA-N domain-containing protein — MAKKNQKIEVQGTEITVSKNDLADFISLTDIARHKNPGRTDDLIRNWLRNRNTIEFLGIWEHLNNPNFKPVEFDGFRMQAGLNSFTLTPKQWIEKTGAIGLISKAGRYGGTFAHKDIAFEFASWISVEFKLYLIKEFQRLQEQEQKSLDWNVKRSLSKINYRIHTDAVKEHLIPDELPAKKVNLVYASEADVLNMALFGKTAKQWRDENPGKEGNIRDYANVTQLVCLANLENLNAVWIEEGLPQPDRLQRLNQVAIQQMQLLTRDVSAKRLTGKDIDKK, encoded by the coding sequence ATGGCTAAGAAAAATCAAAAAATTGAAGTTCAGGGTACGGAAATCACGGTTTCCAAAAATGACTTGGCCGATTTTATCAGTCTCACAGATATTGCCCGGCATAAAAATCCAGGCCGCACTGATGATCTGATTCGGAATTGGTTACGCAACCGAAACACCATAGAATTTCTCGGCATTTGGGAGCACCTTAATAATCCGAATTTTAAACCCGTCGAATTCGACGGGTTTAGAATGCAGGCAGGTTTAAACAGCTTTACACTTACACCAAAGCAATGGATTGAAAAAACGGGGGCCATTGGCTTGATCTCTAAAGCAGGCAGATATGGTGGCACTTTTGCCCACAAGGATATTGCGTTTGAATTTGCCTCCTGGATATCGGTAGAATTTAAGCTTTACCTGATTAAGGAGTTTCAACGCTTGCAGGAACAAGAGCAAAAATCCCTCGACTGGAACGTAAAACGCAGCCTCTCCAAGATCAACTATCGTATCCACACCGATGCAGTGAAGGAACACCTGATACCGGACGAGTTACCGGCTAAGAAGGTAAACCTGGTGTATGCCTCCGAAGCCGATGTACTCAACATGGCACTCTTTGGAAAAACCGCCAAACAATGGCGCGATGAAAACCCCGGCAAAGAAGGCAATATTCGCGATTATGCCAATGTGACCCAACTGGTCTGCCTCGCCAACCTGGAAAATCTCAATGCGGTGTGGATAGAAGAAGGCCTGCCCCAACCCGACCGCCTGCAACGCCTCAATCAGGTAGCCATACAGCAGATGCAATTGTTGACACGGGATGTTTCTGCGAAACGCTTAACAGGAAAAGATATAGACAAAAAATAA